The genomic segment GATTGAACGCCTGCAGTTCGTGTCACCCGATACCGGTTTCGTTCTCAGTCATTCGGGGATCGCGCGGACCGTCAACGGTGGACAGACGTGGGAGTACACGGAGGTGGAACTTCCCGGCTGGAACGCGTTCGGAATGTGCTTCGTGGACGGCAACCGTGGCTGGATCGGCGGCGGCAAACCGGGATTCATCCTCCATACAACGGACGGCGGACTCAGTTGGACGACACAATACTTCGACAGCACGTGGGGCGAAACCATCATCGAGGATTTGTCCTTCAGCGATTCCCAGAACGGCTGGGGAGTGGGTTGGTACAATACCGTTTTTCACACGACCGACGGCGGCCAGACCTGGATAGAGGAGGACGTCGGTTCGAGTTCTTCCCACACTCGGGTTTGTTTCACCGACGTGGATCATGGATGGGTTGTTTCCGAGAATGCCGGACGGACATTTTACACCACGGATGGTGGAGAGACGTGGAATGTGACCGCGGCGGCGGTTGATGGAGGTCTGTTTGACGCCTGTTTCCCGGATGCGCGGCATGGGTGGGCGGTCGGCCGGGAGGGCGTGATCGTTCGCTGGGAGAACACAACCACTCCGGTAAATCCGCGTCCCGAGTCGGCGCTGCCTTTGTCCTGTTCGCTCGCGGCCTATCCCAATCCTTTCAATCCGCGGACAAACGTGGTGTTCGAGATTCCTTTAACCGGCCGGATTCAACTGCGGGTGTTCGACGTAACGGGCCGCCTCGTGCAGACCATCGCCGATCACGTGATCCCGGCAGGTAGCCATACGCAGGTTTTCGACGGCTCTCATCTGCCGAGCGGAATTTACTTCGTTCAGCTTCGCGGAACGGATTTCGGAGTGACGAAGAAGCTGGTTCTTTTGAAATGAACGTTCCGACATATGTAACCGCACTTCACCAATAGCACGAGGAACCGGTATGAAGAAGCAAATCTCGTTTGTGGTGTGTCTCGGTATCTTGGTGGCGGCTCCGTTTGCGAGTGCCCAAAATTGGCAATGGCAGAATCCGCTGCCGACCGGCAATTATCTGAGCGACGTCGTTTTTATCAACGAGAACGTCGGCTGGATCGTCGGTAGCAGTGGTACGATTCTCCATACCACGGATGGCGGCGCATCGTGGACTCATCAGGGGAGCGGCACCAATTCCGAATTGACGGCGATCGGATTCTTCGACAGTCAGCGTGGTTTCGCCGTCGGCGGAGAGTCGGGTTGAGGACCCGGCGGCTGTGAGGTTCACAGCCTAATTCTCCGCACCACCGATGGCGGTGCACTCTGGGAAACGGTGTACCGCGACACAACGCAGATTCTCACCGCAGTCGCCTTGGCTGATGATCTTCACGGCTGGGCAGTGGGCCGTTTCGGGACGGTCGCTCGCACCACCGACGGCGGCGAAAACTGGCAGGCCTTCGATCTCGGTACCAGTACGCATTTGTACGGCGTCGAGTTTACGAATCCCCAGAGCGGTTTCATCGTCGGCCTCAACGGTGTGCTTCTCCACACCACTGATGGCGGCGATACATGGGCGTATCAGGACAGCGGAACCGAGCGGTTCCTCTTCGCCTCATCGTTTGTCCTTGACTCGGTGGGCTGGGTGGTCGGCTACGACTTGAACGAACCTGCCGGCATTATCCTGCACACGACCAATGCGGGCCAGACCTGGTTGCCGCAGGATGCCACCACCAATCGTCGTCTCCTGGACGTGAAATTCGTCAATGACTCGACCGGCTGGATCGTGGGAGCGTCGGGAATTATTCTCCATACCACGAATCGCGGCGAAACCTGGACGTGGCTGACGGAAGGCTATCAAGAGGATATCTCCGCCCTCTGCCCGGTCAGCCGGAACGAGGCTTGGGCTGTCGGAGGGGGTGGAACCATCCGACACACGACGGACGGCTGGTTGGGTTCGGACTATCAGAATCACGGACCGAGGTACGATCTGCGCGACGTGGTCTTTCTGGATGTCGAACAAGGCTGGGCGGTCGGCTATGACTATGATTTGTCGCTGGGCATGGTTATGCACACGACCGATGGCGGAGACACCTGGCAGGCGCGGCCGTGTTCCGTTCTCACGGCTTGTCAAGGAATTTCCATGACCGACGCCCAACGCGGCTGGTGCGTCGGGTCCCATCGTATCGCGCGCACCAACAATGGTGGAACGAGTTGGGAACTTTCGTACTCGGATTCAACGATGTGGATGCGGGATGTGCATTTCATTGATGATCAAACGGGTTGGGTGGTCGGATGGGAAAGCTGGTACTACGATGCCAGAATCCTGCATACAACGAACGGCGGCCTGAACTGGAGCGAACAGACGGTGGACAGCGACTTCGGACTCTTGGATGTGGAATTCCTGGACACTCAGAACGGCTGGGCGGCGGGAAATATCGGTTCGATTCTTCATACGTCCGACGGCGGGGAAACGTGGATCGAACAATACGGAGAAGGATACCACACGTTGTACAGCTTGGATTTCACCGATCACCTGCACGGCTGGGCGGTCGGCTACGACGAAGAGTACGTGGAGTCGGTGATCCTGCACACCGACGACGGCGGTGACACATGGAACATGCAGTTCGCGGCTGAAGATATGGGTCTCACCGGTGTCAGCTTCGCGGATGTTCTACATGGGATTGCGGTCGGTCCGGCGGGCGTTGTCCTGCGAACCGAGAATGGCGGTCAGTCGTG from the bacterium genome contains:
- a CDS encoding T9SS type A sorting domain-containing protein, with translation MYRDTTQILTAVALADDLHGWAVGRFGTVARTTDGGENWQAFDLGTSTHLYGVEFTNPQSGFIVGLNGVLLHTTDGGDTWAYQDSGTERFLFASSFVLDSVGWVVGYDLNEPAGIILHTTNAGQTWLPQDATTNRRLLDVKFVNDSTGWIVGASGIILHTTNRGETWTWLTEGYQEDISALCPVSRNEAWAVGGGGTIRHTTDGWLGSDYQNHGPRYDLRDVVFLDVEQGWAVGYDYDLSLGMVMHTTDGGDTWQARPCSVLTACQGISMTDAQRGWCVGSHRIARTNNGGTSWELSYSDSTMWMRDVHFIDDQTGWVVGWESWYYDARILHTTNGGLNWSEQTVDSDFGLLDVEFLDTQNGWAAGNIGSILHTSDGGETWIEQYGEGYHTLYSLDFTDHLHGWAVGYDEEYVESVILHTDDGGDTWNMQFAAEDMGLTGVSFADVLHGIAVGPAGVVLRTENGGQSWTRENSGCGSDLAAVSLLPSGYTWAVGSAGTILHSEGPASVPPSHRDIIPRSISLTAYPNPFNSQAVIEYDVPLSGSVKLAVYNVNGRLVETLVDRVLPAGSYAKTFDGSRLPSGIYFTHLQAARRSTTYKIVLLK